The Plasmodium coatneyi strain Hackeri chromosome 11, complete sequence DNA segment CACATCCAACATTGGCTACCTTACCAAACCAACCCTAACGGCACTTGTACACGGCCTGAACAGAAACTACTATTCCATAGTTATAAATTATAGAAAAAacgagttggaaaaaaatatgctccTAAATTTACACAAAGATGTTTGGGCAAATCCCTTAAAGCTAGTTGACTtcaatgaacaaaaaaaaactacagaCGAAAATTTGGAAAGCATTAAAAAGCTAACAGCCCTGtacaataaaaatttacgaGGAGAAATGAATAAAACGAACCAGGAAATTATTCTAGAAAATATAGGCAAGATAGATGCCAAGAAGAGAATCCAAAACTGCGTGGAAACCTTACTCAATGATTCTATTCTCACCTGCATCGGTATGGCCCCCGGGGGAACACGCTTTCTTGTCCATAAAATGGGCAACATGCATTCACCCCATTGTGCTTAATTCGTGCAcgttcattttattcatcatattcattttattcatttttttttttttttttttttttctccccttagGAACCATGGCGAACACTCTGTTCTTTTAACCCCCCGTggtgtaaaagaaaaataattctttttttttttttttttatgtaatggTACACCTACATGGTGGTGGAGGCATGTGTAATGATTCCCCTCCTATTGTGCGAATTTTCGACGAGGTGCCCCCCACCTAGTGGCCATGTAAGACGGCCCAGAATTAGCCGCCCATTTATATGCGCCCATATTATGAGGATCACCAAACGGGTGATAGCTCTCTCCGTGCCACCACAGGGAGAGAATTAAATACAGGTGCACTTTGCACATCTCACCAGAgaccttcccctttttgtaacTAATTATTCTCAAATTTTAACTTAACGTGAGGCACGTCCTTAAACTTGTGTGTATTCACTACAACACCCCCATACATATTCTGCTTGCAACGTTTACACATTTATGCGTAccaacattttaaaatgtgaaaacagtagctttttctcctttaataTTTGCTCACTCAGGTGTTACtcccaaaaggggaggacAAGGAAGCTTTTCTTCCCAACACACCAACGAAATTGGAGCAGATCATTTGCAGCTCCGTTCTTTTCCATCTCTTCTTAAAAGCAATATATCGACGCAATTTTTACCAAGtgcttttaaaatgttcGTCAATCATTTTCTGctaaaagaacgaaaaattaaaatgttccATTTGGAACATAAAGGTGGATGAccctgattttttttttttttttttaaccttctttCGTTCATTTCTACCTCATCAAGGCgcttatatatttctccccccacgcacacacacattctcCCATTCTCCCATTCATAAACCAAAAGATCCAATTTACCATCTCAATAGGCCCACCAAATGTATCATCTCGCCCCGTGCCAAAGTCGAACACGTTATGCTCACATACTAGCGTGCCTGTGCCGACACTTCCTCTCTCCCCTTcccaaaaaaatacataataaCAGATAGGTTTCCTCTCCACACACTTGGCCAAAGAAATATGCTCAGGAaaatccttttcttcttatcctGTGTGATGCTGTCCCAACTGAGTTGTAAGCCGGAAGTGCCCACCAAGTAGCCTCTACTCCAATCCGCAATGAACACCTTCACTCCTCATTATTCCCTCCCCCCCGCAGGCGCATATTCCAGCTACAAAGAATGCTTGTATGTAACCAACGACGAAGATATTCTATCCTACTGTAAAAACGAATCGGattgttattttaaaaatgttgatGGCTCCGACTACTCAACCattatttgtgtgtgtaaaaaatatatggatgattattttttcgccGGACCGGATTGTTCAATAcgtaagttttttttttttttttttttttttttggacctTGTATGAAAATACGTGGATAATGTAACCTGCCTGCTGCACATATTACCCTTTAAGGCACACCCCCAGTGGTCACTTCTCTCATTTTTACCGCATCTTATTCAACCTCCCCCCCATCCCTGCAGAAATTTCTTACCACTACCAAACGATGAGTAACAGCTACATATTTTCTCCCCTCCAACATTCAGTTACATGTAGCCATTTCGTCTGCTCACTTTTgcaacacatttttttttttttttttttttttttttttcccccgtctAACCTTACAGAAAACAACGAAGTTATGAACACCAGTTGGATCGAAGACTTGTTCAACATCAATTcgtggaaaaatgaagaaaacagAGTTGGCAAAATTTGCATCAACCCCCGCTGTAGGTAGGTTGCCATCAGTTCAGATTAATATAACACGCCACTTGgcatattcaaaaaaaaaaaaaaaaaaatcagcgaAAAattaagaggaaaaaaatgtagttaTACTGCCCTGACAAATCATCAAACAGTGCGCGCACCGAAATGATCAACAAGGGGATAGTCATGAAACAgctgcacatatacacatgtagaCACATATGATTCTGGGTGTCACACAACATGTGGGCGTAACCCCTACTCCTGGGACAATTCCTCCTGAAGGATCTGCTCGTACTCACGCAACAGCTTACTTTTTATACTTCTAGCCACCATAATATACTCCCTCTGGGCAGGCTTCAGTAGCTCATCCAAATCTTCATTAATCATTgcgtgaatattttttttcttttcgcgaATGTTTTTTAATACCTCATTTTCATACTCGTAAAATTCGTTTATCTTTCTCTCCTCATCGGCAATGCTCGGGACATCAATTTCGTTAACTTTGTCTATGTTCACCTCGGTTACCTCATTCTTAACTTTATCGGTTATATCTTTCAGTATGACCATTTGGTTCACGTCCGTATCGTTCGCGTTGTAAGTGAGCTCTCCGTTTTGGTCACTCATGCTTACGTCAACCGTTCTATCGTATTcgccctcctcctcctctgtatcatcttcttcatcctgGTCACTTTCATCCTCCATCGTGGCTGCACCCCGCACGCTTAAAAAGGATGCTTCCGCTGGCGTTTCATTTATGCCTGAATCAACCCCTTTCCCCACTGAATACACACTTCTCAGACTACCCCTATGATGATCACCAtctgcatttttattatccACCCATCTTTCGGCACTTCCATATGCCGTTACGGCGCAGAGAAAAATCAACAAAATGCACTTAAAACAACATACGCACACTTTCATTCTGTAGgaattgacaaaaaaatagggaatgCATGCACTTTGTGTTAcgtaaatgtgcacatgtaatgaggaaaaagaaaaaaataaaataaatgaataaacaaaaaataagtaaaattaCAGCaaagtaaggaaaagaaaaacgaaacacATCAAACGACATAGCAGTGCATAAAATGAtgattcaaaaaaaaaaaaaaaaaaactgccacCCCCTTTGGCAGACACACGTCTCTTATTGCAAAAGCTAACTAGACAAAATTaggaaacaaaatgaacaaggGAATATAAACCTCTTCTTTCAAAATGCACAAACCATGAAGCACCTTTGTGGAAATTTACCATAGACAAATTGATTTATATGGctgaaaaatggacaaagagtgtctttccttatttcccTCTTAAGTACGTATATTTACGCACACACTTGTGTGAATGTCAGAAAAAATCTGCGCTCATAGAAGTCTgctaaattttaaaatacgAGCTACAAGACCGTTGCGCCATTCTTCCACCTTctggctagccaaaaaaaaaataataataataataaaaacagCTACATATCTTATGAacgttcataatttttttttttatttagctAGCCAAGTATACGACATAGCCATATGACGTCCACTGCAAAACAACTTGCAGTTGCACACACCGAGCCTGCTCTCTCTCCCAAAAGGTTCAAAACAAGTGGAAGATAAAAgataacgcaaaaaaaaaaaaatcaaataaagATAACTTTACAGATCATGCATTTAAAAAGCTCCATCGAAAGGGTCAAAAGTGTCTTTTAATTCGGACAATACCTTGAAAAAAAGATTCCTCAACTGTTGCACCACTCCAGGgcgtcaaaaaaaaaaaaaaagaaaaaaatgctacagaaaaaataaatccccCAAATGAACAATAGCatgtttttcaaaattaGCATATTGTACCGACTACAGCGGCAATTTCATCCTTTTGAATTTTAGACAATCTCATAATGCAAAAGTTTAGACCAGCGTTGCTGCCTACAAACGGATGTTCCTTAAAACGGTTGAGAATTGGTCCCCACTTGCACATTTTCCAGCTGTTCCGTTTTTCCGTCCCTTCCACCATCCCCATCTCAGTCGCAATGCTATGACGCAAGGAATACACTGAACATCTCGCAGAGCTTACGCGACAAATAAGAATCAGTCAAAAAAAGATCGAATTTTTGGTTTAGCAAATAAgctataaatgaaaaaagtgtaaaacaAATGATTCAACAATGAACCAATCAATCAATTACGTAATGAACCGCTTAAGCAACgcgcaacaaaaaaaaaaaaaatacacacataagtacatgcatacatgcgtatgcatatatataggaaccACATAATCCATActtaaaaacaaattaacaaATAATGCCAAATTGAAACAACAAAAATCGCAACCTGTCAGGGAAGGAAACGCTTTTAAAAGGGTTACAGTTACGCATGCACCAGACATGGCGCGAGTAATCTTtgtaaatgggaaaagaCACAAAAATCCTGCTCCTACTCATGCTCATGctcatttttggaaaatgtgcacacctCTTACaacattaaaaataaagaagtgtgCAGCAGGTGTAGCAAGCACAGTTGTAGAATAAGCCAAATTTTAGCTactcatttttctcttcactcGATTTTTCAAAATCATCGAATTCTTGAATTATATTCTTGTCAGAAGGCACGGGAGTTTTCAACTCGtcccttacttttttttccatcgcTCTCAACTTTTTGTAACCTTTAttaatttcctttatttcgctttttattttcttcctgtttgAGGTATTATCAATTGATTCGCCTGATATGCTTAAGAGGGATGTTTTGCTTATCGAACCATTGTTACCCGTGGGATCGTTATAACTCTGTTTTGTAGGcgcctcctccttagacatcaCCGTACTATCTTTTATGCCAGTGTTGGGTGAATTATTCGCTTGGAGGCCATTTCCAGCTGTGCTTTTATTGGAATTTCCGCCGGTACCtttcgctttcttttttgttccctcGACTACCTTTTGCGCCTTGTCAATGGCTTTCTTGACTTTGTATACTCCTGCTTGGGCCATTTCGTGCGCCCTATCGATGCCCTTTTCTACCACTTCCTGCGCTATATCAATTCCCTTTTGTGCCACTTTCTGCGCCTTATCGATGCCCTCTTTAGCgtcctttttcatctttctCACcgtatttttccccttttgggcTCCTTCTTTTGCCACCTGATTCACCTTTTCCAGCGtatttttgcccttttcgattccttcttttgccACCTGATTCACCTTTTTCAGCGtatttttgcccttttcgattccttcttttgccACCTTTTCCAGCGtatttttgcccttttcgattccttcttttgccacctgtttcaccttttttttccccttatcgATActctttttcgtttccttcTTGACTTTATCTATTTTATCCTTCGCTTCATGCACAGCATTATCGACgaattctttccctttctttttgagacgctctccttcccttttcgcCGAATCCTTAAGTTTGCGAATGCCATTCTTTCCGATATCTTTTAGGTTCGCCACTCCATTTTtcgcttcctttttaagtTTATTCATCTTCTCCTTTGAGACCAATTTCGCCTTCGTAATAGATTTCTTTACCCCGtcttttgcctttttaaatttctcaGAACCCTTTTTAGATACgtctttaattttccccacCATTTTGTTAGCCTTCTCGGATAGCTTGTCTATGTTGAACTTCGTCCCTATGAGACTGGACACTTTATTTCTACCTTTATCTATTAAATGCTTcgaccccttttttaataaattaccTAGCAGGTCCTTCACGCTCGATGATGAAAGGTCAGAttcttcatcatcttccttatactcttcatcatcttcatcgtcgtcgtcttcatcatcttcaACCTCTTCATCGTCTTCCACTTCTTCATCCTCATCGGTTTCGTCTACTTCTTCATCATTATCATCATcgtcctcatcatcatcttcatcgtcgtcctcctcatcatcattCTCTGTTTCATCCACTtccacttcttccccctcgttATCCATTTCGAATTCTCCCATCCCTGTCGACATATCAGCAAAGGACTCAGTATCTGCGAAAACTTTTAGATTTTCTTGCGAGTTAAAAGTACCCTCCGTACGGTTGTCCCTTTCGCTAGCTGCCATACCCATGTGACGGTTATCGCCCATAAATGCACTGCTCAATTTCACAGAGTCATTTTCTACTATCGGCATGTTTGAAAAACCATTGAAAAAGGAATCTGCATATGTTGCGTCTTCCCCGCCTGAATTACTCGCGTCGCTAAACGCGTCATTTCTCATCCCATCGTTCAGCATCTGAAAATGTCCCCCTCCCACACTTCCCGAAAGCGTCGAATGACCTGCAAATACTTCACTTAGCAAAAGTGCTTTAAAAAAGACTTCACATTTGTCCTTATCATCATCACTAGTAAAAGAGTTGTCCATCGAGGTTTCCCCTGGGGCATATCCAAACTGGTGATTCTGAATATCTACTTCTCTCGTGTTGGGTGATTCTTGCATTAGGGTATTCCTCTCCTTCTTGCTCGTCAATATAGAATCCAATCGATCACTTCCTTTAAGCACATCATAGCAATCAAGTGTTCTCTCAACTGAGTCTATGAAAATTTCGTCCAGGTCTTTTTCTGCACCCCCGTTGGTGTTAGCATCCTCCGCATTAGTGTTTCCATTGTGTAGTAAATTTATTACCTTTCTTTTCATCATAAAGGAGTCCTTTAAATTTAACAATATTTTGTAAAGCGCAATTTTTTCGGCATTATCGTGGGGCGCATTACCGGTCAAACTCATATTACTTGTTTCCACTTCATCGCACCCTTTTAGAAGATCCCTTTCTCTCAATAATTTATTCCTTATTGACGAGGAGACGGCTAACCTACTACTCACACTCTCCAAGTACCTAACAATATCATCTATCGTTTCGGCATATTCCGCATTAGGGCATGAATTAAGATGATTATTCCTCAGTTCCACACTTGATAGTGTGGAGTCATTTGACCCGGTCGCTTTGTCCATCTGCTTATACTCATGATCTAGAATCACTTCAGTATCATTAGCTTGATCCTCTTTCGGCAAAAAGGACATATAGTCTAGAGATTTATCCAGTCCTTTGAATAACTCGCTCTTGTTATTTTCGCTTAATTTATccaaatttaaattaaatgTGTACCTCATGTAGCAGTAGGTAGTGGATTCTTCATCCGACTTTTTCTGATAGACCTTGCGCAGCATATGGATATCATTTTCGGTAGATTCCTCGGTTGAAATAACTTTCATGTCGCTTGCATCATGTGCAGGGTGTTCCTCCTCACTCGAAGCGGCATCATTGGTAGCATCATTGTCATTATCATTAGCACTGTCATTACCATTATCATCAGCCCCGTCAGCACCATCGTCGCCCGCATCACCACTCAAATTTTGCAAAGTTGCGGCGCTGCCCCTTTCCGATGCATTGATGCCTTTAATTCTGTCCATTTCTTGCACAACTAAGGCCCTCTCGAggacattttcctttattttttcgaaaattttaattttaatttttttcccattctgaACAatgttcttctctttcttcaaGTGCTCAGGCGATAGCAACAAATCTTTGTCGACCAACTCTATTTTCAAATTGATCTTTTTATCGTGGACCATCCCACAGTAAGGAGCCGGGAGGCAAAAAAGCACGAAGCAAAAAATAGCGGCTAATGTGTTAAACTTCCccatatttatttatgcttATATAATAATCAAAGCGATACTGTatgatttgaaaaaaaaaaaaacaaaaacaaaattgcGTGTTTATATGTAGAACAAACTGCAATCCTTAAAGATGAGACACATGTCTGATGAATCAAACCCGTCGTAAAACCGTGTCTTACTCAAATTTTTTCGTATACACAACGTTCAGTCAAATAATGCATTCTTCTCATCTGTCAAATAAAATGGAgctcattctttttttcatttttatttttaaaataaatatatttaaatgtatcattatttcatttttaaatggacattttaaaaaaaaatgtgttgacgaaaaaaagaaaattcgaaaaagaaaaaacctaTACAACacgttgttcctttttttttttttttcctaaataGCTACAAAAAGTAAAAGCAGTGTGCAAATGAAgccaaaatgtgaaaaaaaatgtagctaTTTCACTGTCTTACCTGACCCGTTCATAAGAAATTGTCTTTATTATCTCCTTTTCTAAAAGATTTTTTGAAatccagctagccattttgcatTATTCTGGGctaacaagaaaaaaaaaaatacctgaACGGTACATGATAAAATATTTGCATAAGccattttggctgtttttttttttttttttttttagctccCAAGAAATactccattttgtgtgtaaCTTAAATAGCGCTACATTAGgtaatttttcctatttgaAGTTCAAAGGGAAAGCGTAAATCACAAACACTGGAACGTTATGTATGGACCTCCTTTTTGTATGTCTATGAAGAAGCTACTTACTTTGTTGCAAAAGGCCTGGCGCAAAAATTATCATTGTTGTAATTTCAAAGAGTGGCAAATTGCAATTAGAATTAGCAAAACCAAAAATAAACCTCGACCTTTACCACGCCCTGTTCACCTAACcagcgaaaatgaaaactgaTTAGCCGCTTAGCCTATACACCTTGCTAAGATATTATAGCTAATAATGAACAGACCTTTAATTTTGCACCACTAATTTAATCGTtttggcagaaaaaaaaatatgaaaccCATGCAGAGGGGGATTAGAATGTGCGGTGTATTAAGTACCCCTATTTGGCTTATTCCCGTATGggggatgggaaaaaaaaaaaaaatgattcaATGACGCATTAAGACAAGCACGGATTTGGAGAATATCCGAAGGGAAAGGTTCCCCTTCCTCACTTAGGTAGACATATCACCATAAGGGGCAGACCTTCCCACATGGCActaaaatgagaagaaggcGTGCATTCAGGTTAACGTGACAACCACATCGCGTACCCCTAGTGGTACTTCTTAAGCGCCTCCAGTGCCAACTCCTTTATGATGactcccttcccctttcctgcCGACCCGAAAGCCTTGCTCTTACCTCCGCCAGAATGGCCTTCCACCGACTGCATTATCTCCTTCATGAAAGTATCTGCCTGTATAGTGGTCCCCTTCAAAGAATCCTTCACTTCGAAAACGCAGTAGGTGTTCTTCTCATCATCAATGATGAAGAAATAGCTGCACGACTTGTTATGTTTGCAATACGACTGGGCGATTTTTTCTAGCACCTTCTGATTTCCAGATAGAGCATCAAAAAGCTTGACATCTACAAGAACGCCACTTTTGTCTTCTAAGGCGTAATCCTTTCCAATAGTGGTGGCCTTATTGAATAACTCCTTCTGCATGTTCTTCGTCTTCTcgatgatatttttttcaattttttccaagttgTTCAATATTTGATTTTTCCTAATATATGGCAGAAACTTATCTTCCTTTAGAACCCGCTTATACGTCTGTACGTCGGTTAGTTTACCTTCATTGGGGTCTTCAAAAATATGTTTGTACTTGGCAAGCAGGTTGTCAAATTTGGCTTCTACCTCTTCCGCCTTCTTATTCGTGACAGCATTGATTCGGTAAATTCCCTTCCCGATGCTCTCCTCCGACGTTATGATaaacttttttataaacttCGTGTTGGCGATGTGGGTGCCTCCACATAATTCAATGGAACACAAATAGGAGTAATTCACGTCCAGGTGGTTCAGTATCTTATCCACGTCGTTGTCTATGAAGACTACATTGACAACATCTGCATAATCTTCCTCAAAGATGGCTCTGATTCCTTTAATCTTTTTACTCTCTTTTAGATCCATGGTTCGAACGGAGACAGCTAAACCTTGTTTAATCAAATCGTTGACTTGGCTTTCGATTTTGCTAACCAAATCGTCACTTACATTttggaagaaggagaaatcGAATCTCAGCTTCTCATCGTCCACTAGGGATCCCTTCTGGTCAcaattaaaaatggagttcactccagcttcttctttcccatttgtctTTTCGGCCAAATCGCCATTCTTCACCTCCCCCTTCCCATGCGCAACATACTCCGTTAAAACCTTCTTTATGACAAAATTGAGTAAATGCGTTGACGTGTGATTGCATGCGATTAATTTTCTCCTATCAAAATTTACCACCGTGTGTACGGAGTcgttcttttctattttcccctctttgaGGACACCAATGTGGAGCACATactcgttcattttttgcacattaaGTACTTGGAATTTCATCTGATCATTTTGAATGACCCCCGTGTCGTATATCTGTCCTCCATTTTCGTAGTAAAAATTGgttttcttcaaaatgagGGCATATTTCTTATCCTCATTAGGCGTTTTAATACTGTCTATGAAATTCTCCCCATCGTAGATAACCACAATGTTTGTGTCAACCTTTTTCATGTCATTCTTCTTATCATCGTTATTCCAATCATATTTGTACTGATCCTCCGTGGCTTGCACACCATGCTTCTGCTTCAACTCATGGGCCTTTTCCACTGGTAGgtcaaaaaatttattaattttaaaattgttcgtATCTGATACCAGCTGGTGCTTCCTAAACAGCTCATTAAATTCGGACATATTTAATTTGAAGCTCTTTTCTTCGCACATTATTTGTATCAGATCGATGGGGAATCCATACGAAGTGTACAAGTCGAAGGCGTCCTTCCCACTGAAGAGCTTATCCCCCCCTGTGGTGTTgctcttttttataattttattaaattgaTCTACTCCTTTTTCTAACGTCTTGTTGAAAACCATTTCTTCCTGCTTAATGACACTCTTAATATAGTTCACCCTATTTTCATCCTTCAAATCTGTAAAgcactttttcaaaatgtgaCAAACAGAATCTACCAATTTGTAAAACCACAGGACGTTGCTCCCTACTTGGAATATCTGTTTACCTACTCTGATAGCCCTTCTGATAATTCTCCTTATAacataatttcttccttcatttccaGGCAGGCAGCCATCACTAATAGCTATTGTTACGCATCGTATATGGTCACTAACAACTCGGTAAGCATAGTCAATTCGATCTACGTC contains these protein-coding regions:
- a CDS encoding Alanine--tRNA ligase encodes the protein MRRALFPVRLLFLLLSIKPKGHNTLRRGSLKVFLPSRGESGSPNFRTTRSNHVGCASSVILTPLERTPRRASFLFGSKEERNSRCMRLSRAFSRRDISRLFSVIRRGSLLSSSLTYIAPLGVSGKNRLEVPNGASKEEKSTLERGVKMSEWSGDQVEKRHEGESGLNGVVNGHHGLVSGGKVHTLSTRPTLSSEEVRGRFINYFKEKNHTVMESASVIPYNDSTLLFTNAGMNQFKKIFLGQVDKNSDLGKLKRAVDTQKCIRAGGKHNDLDDVGKDVYHHTFFEMLGNWSFGDYFKEESIDYAWDLLTNVYKIDPDRLYVTYFGGDEKLPSCPEDLETKKIWLKYVDESRILPFGMKENFWEMAETGPCGPCSEIHYDRIGNRDASSLVNMDDPSVLEIWNIVFMQYNKDEKKNMNKLPFPCIDTGMGLERITSILQNVESNYDTDLFMPIFKQIKEIFNHLPEYGGKVNEEDVDRIDYAYRVVSDHIRCVTIAISDGCLPGNEGRNYVIRRIIRRAIRVGKQIFQVGSNVLWFYKLVDSVCHILKKCFTDLKDENRVNYIKSVIKQEEMVFNKTLEKGVDQFNKIIKKSNTTGGDKLFSGKDAFDLYTSYGFPIDLIQIMCEEKSFKLNMSEFNELFRKHQLVSDTNNFKINKFFDLPVEKAHELKQKHGVQATEDQYKYDWNNDDKKNDMKKVDTNIVVIYDGENFIDSIKTPNEDKKYALILKKTNFYYENGGQIYDTGVIQNDQMKFQVLNVQKMNEYVLHIGVLKEGKIEKNDSVHTVVNFDRRKLIACNHTSTHLLNFVIKKVLTEYVAHGKGEVKNGDLAEKTNGKEEAGVNSIFNCDQKGSLVDDEKLRFDFSFFQNVSDDLVSKIESQVNDLIKQGLAVSVRTMDLKESKKIKGIRAIFEEDYADVVNVVFIDNDVDKILNHLDVNYSYLCSIELCGGTHIANTKFIKKFIITSEESIGKGIYRINAVTNKKAEEVEAKFDNLLAKYKHIFEDPNEGKLTDVQTYKRVLKEDKFLPYIRKNQILNNLEKIEKNIIEKTKNMQKELFNKATTIGKDYALEDKSGVLVDVKLFDALSGNQKVLEKIAQSYCKHNKSCSYFFIIDDEKNTYCVFEVKDSLKGTTIQADTFMKEIMQSVEGHSGGGKSKAFGSAGKGKGVIIKELALEALKKYH